CTAGTCGTCCATGCTTCAAATAAATTTAAGACAGCCGCCTTGTCAAAACCATTTGTTGCCCAAACAGCAAAACTATCAGCGATAACTACCTTTTTAAAAAGTCCTATCGAAAATATAAATAGACCAAGTGCTATATTTTTATAGTTGATTACTCTATTTTTTAAATTTGCAAACTGCGGCATCATCTCTTTGTGATGAACGATCGGACCAGCGATTAGTTGCGGAAAAAAGGTAACAAACAAGCAGTAGTTTAAAAAGTCATACTGCTTCGTACCCCCCCCCGTAGCACTATCGACCAAATAGGCTATCTGCTGAAAAGTAAAAAATGATATCGCAAGGGGCAATAGTAAATTTAAATGAGGTATGTGGGTATTAAAGATAAAATTTACATTGCTTATAAAGAAGTCTGAATATTTAAAATATCCAAGTAGCATTAAATTTGCCACAATTCCTAGTATAAGAATAAATTTTTTAGAAATTTTACTATTTTCTTTGTTTAGCTCCACCCCAAAGCAGTAGTTAAATACCATTGAGCCTAAGATTAGCGGCAGATAAATGACATTCCACCAGCTGTAAAAAAATAGAGATGATAGAACCAAAAAGCCCTTTGCTACTTCTGTGAGGCGATTTTTATTTAGATAAAAATACACAAAAAATGTAAATGGCAAGAATAAAAATATAAATTCGTAAGAGTTAAAAAGCATTGACGCATCCGTTAAATTTTTGGTGAGATTATAATAAACATTAGTTAATCACTAGCTAAAATTCACTGGATCTATATCGATATCGCTAAGTTCGCTTTTGCAGAGGTTTGCCGCCTTTAAAAGCATGGTGTGTGAGTTTGAGCGAAGTAAAATTTCATATCTAAATTTACCCACAAGATACTCGGCTTGGCACTTGCCGTATCCAACGATCTCTAGCTCATCGCTTTTTAGTGGCTCTAGCCTTTGCACAAATTCGTTCATTGCGCCCTTTGCCGTGCTCTCATCTTTGTGCGAAACGACCACGCGAAGCAGCCTAGTAAATGGCGGATACAGCCCCTCTCGGTAGCTGATCTCCTCCTTTAAAAACGCGTCGTAGTCGCTGATATAACTTTCAAAAAACTCCCTTTGTTTGCTTTGGATGATGACCCTGCCAGCTCCGTTTCTGCCGGCTCTGCCAGCTACTTGCATGGCAAGGGCAAGTGTCCGCTCTCTAGCTCTAAAATCAGGAAAATTTAAAAGCTCGTCAAAGCCCATGATGACGGCAAGCTCGACGTTGTGATAGTCATGCCCCTTACTTAGCATCTGCGTACCAAGCAGGATATCTATCTTGCCATCGTTAAATTCCTTCAAGGCCTTTACGAGCTTATTTTGCGTCGTGATCTCGTCTCTATCAAATTTAGCGATCCTAGCGTTTGCAAACTCAGCTTGCAGCCTCTCTAAAAGCTCGCTCGTGCCGATCTTTTTAGCCTCTATCATCTCGCTGCCGCACTGGTGGCAGGTCTTTGGCACGGCCATTTTGTGCTCGCAGTATTGGCACTTTAGCAAGTTTTGCTTTTTATAGTAGCTCATGCCGATGCTACAAAATGGACACTTCACCGTCTCTCCGCAGTTTTTGCAGACAAGATATTTGAAATTTGCCCTTGTTGGCAGGCAGATGACGGCTTGTTTTTTGTTTTCAAGCGTCTTTGCGATCTGCTCTTTTAAAACTTCGCTTATGCCAGTCTCGCTCTCGTCAAATATATAGCTCTTTTGCGACGCAAAGTATGTCCCTTTTAGGCGAAAACATTCTTGCTTGTAAAAGCTAGTGAGGCTTGGCGTGGCACTACCCAGAACTACTTGCAGGTCAAATTTGCTAGTTAAAAAGAGGGCTAGGTCTCTTGCGTTGTAGTGGGGCTTTGAGCCAGTGTTTTTGTAGCTATCGTCATGCTCTTCGTCGATGATGATTAGTTTTAGCTTCTCAAGTGGCAAAAATAGGGCAGATCTTGCACCTGCAACAAGCCTAGCCTTGCCGCTTTTGATGTCTTTTAAAATTTGCTCTTTTTTCTTTGGCGTGATCTTTGAGTGCCACACAGCCACAGCCTCGCCAAAGAAGCTCTCTAGGCGCTTTTGCATCTGCGGTGTTAGTGAAATTTCAGGCATTAAAAATAGCGCTTGGCCGCCTGCGTTTAAAATTTCTCTTATTTTAGCTATGTAAATTTCACTTTTGCCACTTCCCGTGTCACCAAAGATGAGCGAGCTTTTTTTTGCGTTTATAAAATTTAGCGCTTCAAGCTGCTTTGGGCTTAAATTTGGCGCTTTAAAGTCGGTTGCGCCACTATAAATTTCATCATCTATAAGGCTTTGTGGCTCAAATAAATTTATAGCAACGCCAAGCTCGCATGTGTAGTAGTAGGCGATAAATTTAGCCAAAGTTGCTTGGATGTCGTTTAGCTTAATAGGTAAAATTTCATCAATAAAGCTTGTTTTAAAGCTTGGCTCATCCACTTCACGCAGGATAAAGCCAGTTAGACTTTTACCCCTAAGCTTTGCAGTAATGGCGCGAAATGGCGCAATATCTAGCTCGCTTTTATATGTGAGTGCAGCTAAATTTACCCCGCTAAATACAACCTCGTAGTATCTCATCACTCAAGGGCGCTGCAAAGTCCGTCGCTGCTCGTGCAGTCAAATTCACCAGTTGCGTTTTTGTAAGTGAAATTTGCTGTTTGTCCGTCTAGTTTGAAGGTATAAGTTGTCGCTCCAGTTTTGTGCCAGCCGTTTTTTGTGCCGCTGTCTGCGATATTTACGCTTATTACTTTGTTGAAAAGTTTATTTCCATCATCAAGCGTCTCTGGATATGCTGGAGTGCCTTTTAGGACGCTATCGTTGTATTTTAGTGAGATGCCGCTTTTTATGGCAGCGATTTGCGTTTTTGCGTTTGCAACTATGGCGTCGCTTCTAGTAAAGAAAAGCTTTGGTATAGCAATAGCGCTTAAGACGCCAAGTATGACGATGACAAATATAATTTCTATTAGGGTAAAAGCTCTTTTTTTCATTTATTTTCCGGTTTT
Above is a window of Campylobacter concisus DNA encoding:
- a CDS encoding primosomal protein N', with amino-acid sequence MRYYEVVFSGVNLAALTYKSELDIAPFRAITAKLRGKSLTGFILREVDEPSFKTSFIDEILPIKLNDIQATLAKFIAYYYTCELGVAINLFEPQSLIDDEIYSGATDFKAPNLSPKQLEALNFINAKKSSLIFGDTGSGKSEIYIAKIREILNAGGQALFLMPEISLTPQMQKRLESFFGEAVAVWHSKITPKKKEQILKDIKSGKARLVAGARSALFLPLEKLKLIIIDEEHDDSYKNTGSKPHYNARDLALFLTSKFDLQVVLGSATPSLTSFYKQECFRLKGTYFASQKSYIFDESETGISEVLKEQIAKTLENKKQAVICLPTRANFKYLVCKNCGETVKCPFCSIGMSYYKKQNLLKCQYCEHKMAVPKTCHQCGSEMIEAKKIGTSELLERLQAEFANARIAKFDRDEITTQNKLVKALKEFNDGKIDILLGTQMLSKGHDYHNVELAVIMGFDELLNFPDFRARERTLALAMQVAGRAGRNGAGRVIIQSKQREFFESYISDYDAFLKEEISYREGLYPPFTRLLRVVVSHKDESTAKGAMNEFVQRLEPLKSDELEIVGYGKCQAEYLVGKFRYEILLRSNSHTMLLKAANLCKSELSDIDIDPVNFS
- a CDS encoding type II secretion system protein — protein: MKKRAFTLIEIIFVIVILGVLSAIAIPKLFFTRSDAIVANAKTQIAAIKSGISLKYNDSVLKGTPAYPETLDDGNKLFNKVISVNIADSGTKNGWHKTGATTYTFKLDGQTANFTYKNATGEFDCTSSDGLCSALE